One region of Dokdonia sp. 4H-3-7-5 genomic DNA includes:
- a CDS encoding S-layer family protein, whose protein sequence is MKKLLILSSFLLLSISALGQVKIGDNPNTIDGSSLLELESTSRVLVATRVSTSQMNAIIPLPGGLVFNTDENCFFQYTGSNWQSLCQIASMIVNNNDGTYTYTDANGNSQIIDTQASSNPYDNSNSGLVGTNVQDAIDEVNRALENVAIVNNGDGTYVFTDATGISTTITDTSISTLVDNGDGTYTYTDETGATQVIDTTASGNTFESNGTSLSSDTVQEAIEEINEATETIALVDNGDGTYNFTDSSGTTTTITDTSISTLVNNADGTYTYTDETGATQIIDTNAFTNPYNNITSGLEATNVQDAIDEITGALNAVNVTLVDNGDGTYTFTDVFGNETTIADTSVSTLIDNADGTYTYTDETGATQVIDTNASANPYDNATSGLVATNVQDAIDEINAATGTVALVDNGDGTYDFTDASGTTTTIADTSISTLVDNADGTYTYTDETGATQVINTNASANPYDNATSGLVATNVQDAIDEINAAAGTVALVDNGDGTYDFTDASGTTTTIADTSISTLVDNADGTYTYTDETGATQVIDTNASANPYDNATSGLVATNVQDAIDEINAAAGTVALVDNGDGTYDFTDASGTTTTIADTSISTLVDNTDGTYTYTDETGATQVMDTNASANPYDNATSGLVATNVQDAIDEINAAAGTVALVDNGDGTYDFTDASGTTTTIADTSVSTLVDNGNGTYGYTDETGITTVIDTNGFNITNTVAGNTIATVTDAAGTATDINETVTTISDAADGNVTFTNEAGATITVAKADITDNADGTYTFTNNDGSDVIIDTNGVAITDVIAGNLIATVTNADGTAVEIDETITDVTDLNAAAVTNTIATYNSEDATAFTIAETVTTISDAADGNVTFTNEAGATITVAKADITDNADGTYTFTNNDGSDVIIDTNGVAITDVIAGNLIATVTNADGTAVEIDETITDVTDLNAAAVTNTIATYNSEDATAFTIAETVTTISDETDGNVTFTNEAGATITVAKADITDNADGTYTFTNNDGSDVIIDTNGVAITDVIAGNLIATVTNADGTAVEIDETITTATQNVVDADGNAIAVYNNENGDAVNINETITTATQNVVDADGNAIAVYNNENGDAVNINETITTATQNVVDADGNAIAVYNNENGDAVNINETITTATQNVLDADGNAIAVYNNENGDAVNINETITTATQNVLDADGNAIAVYNNENGDAVNINETITTATQNVVDADGNAIAVYNNENGDAVNINETITTATQNVVDADGNAIAVYNNENGDAVNINETITTATQNVVDADGNAIAVYNNENGDAVNINETITTATQNVLDADGNAIAVYNNENGDAVNINETITTATQNVLDADGNAIAVYNNENGDAVNINETITTATQNVVDADGNAIAVYNNENGDAVNINETITTATQNVVDADGNAIAVYNNENGDAVNINETITTATQNVLDADGNAIAVYNNENGDAVNINETITTATQNVVDADGNAIAVYNNENGDAVNINETITTATQNVLDADGNAIAVYNNENGDAVNINETITTATQNVVDADGNAIAVYNNENGDAVNINETITTATQNVLDADGNAIAVYNNENGDAVNINETITTATQNVLDADGNAIAVYNNENGDAVNINETITTATQNVLDADGNAIAVYNNENGDAVNINETITTATQNVVDADGNAIAVYNNENGDAVNINETITTATQNVVDADGNAIAVYNNENGDAVNINETITTATQNVLDADGNAIAVYNNENGDAVNINETITTATQNVLDADGNAIAVYNNENGDAVNINETITTATQNVVDADGNAIAVYNNENGDAVNINETITTATQNVVDADGNAIAVYNNENGDAVNINETITTATQNVVDADGNAIAVYNNENGDAVNINETITTATQNVVDADGNAIAVYNNENGDAVNINETITTATQNVLDADGNAIAVYNNENGDAVNINETITTATQNVLDADGNAIAVYNNENGDAVNINETITTATQNVVDADGNAIAVYNNENGDAVNINETITTATQNVVDADGNAIAVYNNENGDAVNINETITTATQNVVDADGNAIAVYNNENGDAVNINETITTATQNVLDADGNAIAVYNNENGDAVNINETITTATQNVLDADGNAIAVYNNENGDAVNINETITTATQNVVDADGNAIAVYNNENGDAVNINETITTATQNVLDADGNAIAVYNNENGDAVNINETITTATQNVSDADGNAIAVYNNENGDAVNINETITTATQNVLDADGNAIAVYNNENGDAVNINETITTATQNVVDADGNAIAVYNNENGDAVNINETITTATQNVLDADGNAIAVYNNENGDAVNINETITTATQNVVDADGNAIAVYNNENGDAVNINETITTATQNVSDADGNAIAVYNNENGDAVNINETITTATQNVLDADGNVIAVYNNENGDAVNINETITTATQNVVDADGNAIAVYNNENGDAVNINETITTATQNVLDADGNAIAVYNNENGDAVNINETITTATQNVLDADGNAIAVYNNENGDAVNINETITTATQNVLDADGNAIAVYNNENGDAVNINETITTATQNVLDADGNAIAVYNNENGDAVNINETITTATQNVVDADGNAIAVYNNENGDAVNINETITTATQNVVDADGNAIAVYNNENGDAVNINETITTATQNVVDADGNAIAVYNNENGDAVNINETITTATQNVLDADGNAIAVYNNENGDAVNINETITTATQNILDADGNAIAVYNNENGDAVNINETITTATQNVLDADGNAIAVYNNENGDAVNINESVTTFTQNDTPTATAPTATGEITYTDEAGNPFTAQIVSADANNALSVGTDGGAYLAVAPTIYATGKVAPAGGGAIFNATAVKVTTNNTSGGNTNGDYRITFTTPLPSANYVIQLTVLDRNGAGNDDPDSSYYNQTADGFTVNIGDNDNGGTDRADFDSEFMFTVITIPGF, encoded by the coding sequence ATGAAAAAATTACTAATCCTTTCAAGCTTTTTACTATTATCTATATCTGCACTTGGTCAGGTAAAGATAGGTGACAATCCAAATACAATTGATGGCTCTTCTTTGTTAGAACTTGAGAGCACCAGCAGAGTACTTGTTGCCACTAGAGTAAGCACAAGTCAAATGAACGCAATTATTCCACTTCCTGGAGGTTTAGTATTCAATACTGATGAAAATTGTTTTTTTCAATACACAGGATCAAACTGGCAAAGCTTGTGCCAGATAGCTTCAATGATAGTTAATAACAATGATGGCACATATACTTATACAGATGCTAATGGAAACTCTCAAATAATTGACACCCAAGCTTCTTCAAATCCTTATGACAATTCAAATTCTGGACTTGTAGGAACAAACGTACAAGATGCTATAGATGAGGTTAATAGAGCATTAGAAAACGTTGCAATTGTAAACAATGGGGACGGAACATACGTTTTTACAGACGCAACAGGAATATCAACTACAATTACAGATACTTCTATCTCTACTCTTGTAGATAATGGAGATGGAACATACACCTACACTGATGAAACAGGAGCGACACAAGTAATCGACACTACTGCATCTGGTAATACTTTTGAGAGTAACGGAACGAGCCTTTCTTCTGACACAGTACAAGAAGCAATCGAAGAAATAAATGAAGCAACCGAGACCATAGCACTTGTAGATAATGGAGACGGAACATATAACTTTACAGACTCAAGCGGAACAACTACGACTATTACAGATACCTCTATCTCTACACTTGTTAACAACGCAGACGGAACATATACTTATACAGACGAAACTGGAGCAACACAAATAATAGACACAAACGCTTTTACTAATCCGTACAATAACATAACCTCAGGGTTAGAAGCAACGAATGTTCAGGATGCTATCGATGAAATCACAGGAGCTTTAAATGCTGTAAACGTAACTTTAGTTGACAACGGAGATGGAACTTATACTTTTACGGACGTATTTGGTAACGAAACTACGATTGCTGATACATCTGTATCAACGCTCATAGACAACGCCGACGGAACATACACGTATACTGATGAAACTGGAGCAACACAAGTAATAGATACAAACGCTTCAGCAAATCCATATGACAATGCAACTTCAGGATTAGTTGCTACAAACGTGCAAGATGCCATTGATGAAATAAACGCAGCAACGGGAACAGTAGCACTAGTAGATAACGGTGATGGAACTTATGATTTCACAGACGCAAGCGGAACAACGACTACCATTGCAGATACCTCTATCTCTACACTAGTTGACAACGCAGACGGAACATATACGTATACAGACGAGACCGGAGCAACGCAAGTAATCAACACAAACGCTTCTGCAAATCCATATGACAATGCAACTTCAGGATTAGTTGCTACAAACGTGCAAGATGCCATTGACGAAATCAACGCAGCAGCTGGAACAGTAGCACTAGTAGATAACGGTGATGGAACTTATGATTTCACAGACGCAAGCGGAACAACGACTACCATTGCAGATACCTCTATCTCTACACTAGTTGACAACGCAGACGGAACTTATACGTATACTGATGAAACTGGAGCAACACAAGTAATCGACACAAACGCTTCAGCAAATCCATATGACAATGCAACTTCAGGATTAGTTGCTACAAACGTGCAAGATGCAATTGACGAAATAAACGCAGCAGCTGGAACAGTAGCACTAGTAGATAACGGTGATGGAACCTACGACTTTACAGATGCAAGCGGAACAACAACTACTATTGCAGATACCTCTATCTCTACACTAGTTGACAACACAGATGGAACATATACGTATACAGATGAGACGGGAGCAACGCAAGTAATGGACACTAACGCTTCAGCAAATCCGTATGACAATGCAACTTCAGGATTAGTTGCTACAAACGTGCAAGATGCAATTGATGAAATTAATGCAGCAGCAGGAACAGTAGCATTAGTAGATAATGGCGATGGAACATACGACTTCACAGACGCAAGCGGGACAACAACGACTATTGCAGATACTTCTGTATCAACGCTTGTTGATAATGGTAATGGAACCTATGGTTATACCGATGAAACTGGAATAACTACAGTAATTGACACCAACGGCTTTAATATCACAAATACTGTAGCAGGTAATACTATTGCAACCGTAACAGACGCTGCTGGCACTGCAACAGATATTAATGAAACGGTCACTACTATATCAGATGCAGCAGACGGTAACGTAACCTTCACCAACGAGGCTGGAGCAACAATCACAGTAGCTAAAGCAGACATCACAGATAACGCAGACGGAACATATACGTTCACAAACAATGATGGGTCTGATGTAATTATTGACACTAACGGTGTAGCTATCACAGATGTTATTGCAGGTAACCTTATCGCAACAGTAACTAACGCTGATGGAACAGCAGTTGAAATTGATGAAACAATCACAGATGTTACAGACTTGAATGCAGCGGCAGTTACAAATACCATTGCTACCTATAATTCAGAAGACGCTACAGCATTTACAATCGCAGAAACGGTTACCACTATCTCAGATGCAGCAGACGGAAACGTAACCTTCACCAACGAGGCTGGAGCAACAATCACAGTAGCTAAAGCAGACATCACAGATAACGCAGACGGAACCTACACATTCACAAACAATGATGGGTCTGATGTAATTATTGACACTAACGGTGTAGCTATTACAGATGTTATTGCAGGTAACCTTATCGCAACAGTAACAAATGCAGATGGAACAGCAGTTGAAATTGATGAAACAATCACAGACGTAACAGACTTAAACGCAGCGGCAGTTACAAACACCATTGCTACCTATAACTCAGAAGACGCTACAGCTTTTACAATTGCAGAAACAGTTACAACAATCTCAGATGAAACTGACGGAAATGTAACCTTTACCAATGAAGCAGGTGCAACAATTACCGTAGCTAAAGCAGACATCACAGATAACGCAGACGGAACATACACATTCACAAACAATGATGGGTCTGATGTAATTATTGACACTAACGGTGTAGCTATTACAGATGTTATTGCAGGTAACCTGATCGCAACAGTAACAAACGCAGATGGAACAGCAGTTGAAATTGATGAAACTATTACAACCGCTACGCAAAACGTAGTAGATGCTGATGGTAATGCAATCGCAGTATACAACAACGAAAATGGAGATGCAGTAAACATCAATGAAACCATTACAACCGCTACGCAAAATGTAGTAGATGCTGATGGAAATGCAATCGCAGTCTACAACAACGAAAATGGAGATGCAGTAAACATTAATGAAACCATCACTACAGCTACGCAAAACGTAGTAGATGCTGATGGTAATGCAATCGCTGTCTACAACAACGAAAATGGAGATGCAGTAAACATCAATGAAACCATCACTACCGCTACTCAAAATGTATTAGATGCTGATGGGAATGCAATCGCTGTATACAACAACGAAAATGGAGATGCAGTAAACATTAATGAGACAATCACAACCGCTACGCAAAATGTATTAGATGCAGATGGAAATGCAATCGCTGTCTACAACAACGAAAATGGAGACGCTGTAAACATTAATGAAACCATCACAACCGCTACGCAAAACGTAGTAGATGCTGATGGAAATGCAATCGCTGTCTACAACAACGAAAATGGAGATGCTGTAAACATTAATGAAACCATCACTACAGCTACGCAAAATGTAGTAGATGCGGATGGTAATGCAATCGCTGTCTACAACAACGAAAATGGAGACGCAGTAAACATTAATGAAACCATCACTACAGCTACTCAAAATGTAGTAGATGCTGATGGGAATGCAATCGCAGTATACAACAACGAAAATGGAGATGCAGTAAACATTAATGAAACCATCACTACAGCTACTCAAAATGTATTAGATGCTGATGGAAATGCAATCGCAGTATACAACAACGAAAATGGAGATGCAGTAAATATTAATGAAACCATTACAACTGCTACGCAAAATGTATTAGATGCGGATGGAAATGCAATCGCTGTCTACAACAACGAAAATGGAGACGCTGTAAACATTAATGAAACCATCACTACAGCTACGCAAAACGTAGTAGATGCTGATGGTAATGCAATCGCTGTCTACAACAACGAAAATGGAGATGCAGTAAACATTAATGAAACCATCACTACAGCTACTCAAAATGTAGTAGATGCTGATGGAAATGCAATCGCAGTATACAACAACGAAAATGGAGATGCAGTAAATATTAATGAAACCATTACAACTGCTACGCAAAATGTATTAGATGCGGATGGAAATGCAATCGCTGTCTACAACAACGAAAATGGAGACGCTGTAAACATTAATGAAACCATCACTACAGCTACTCAAAACGTAGTAGATGCTGATGGTAATGCAATCGCTGTCTACAACAACGAAAATGGAGATGCAGTAAACATTAATGAAACTATCACTACCGCTACGCAAAATGTATTAGATGCTGATGGGAATGCAATCGCAGTATACAATAATGAAAACGGAGATGCAGTAAACATTAATGAAACCATTACAACCGCTACTCAAAATGTAGTAGATGCAGATGGGAATGCAATCGCAGTATACAACAACGAAAATGGAGATGCAGTAAACATCAATGAAACCATTACAACCGCTACTCAAAATGTATTAGATGCTGATGGTAATGCAATCGCTGTCTACAACAATGAAAATGGAGATGCAGTAAACATTAATGAAACTATCACTACAGCTACTCAAAATGTATTAGATGCAGATGGTAATGCAATCGCTGTCTACAACAATGAAAACGGAGATGCAGTAAACATTAATGAAACCATTACAACCGCTACTCAAAATGTATTAGATGCAGATGGTAATGCAATCGCAGTATACAACAATGAAAACGGAGATGCAGTAAATATTAATGAAACCATCACTACCGCTACTCAAAACGTAGTAGATGCGGATGGGAATGCAATCGCTGTCTACAACAACGAAAATGGAGATGCAGTAAACATTAATGAGACAATCACTACAGCTACGCAAAATGTAGTAGATGCGGATGGAAATGCAATCGCAGTATACAACAACGAAAATGGAGATGCTGTAAACATTAATGAAACCATCACTACAGCTACTCAAAATGTATTAGATGCAGATGGTAATGCAATCGCTGTCTACAACAATGAAAACGGAGATGCAGTAAACATTAATGAGACCATTACAACCGCTACGCAAAATGTATTAGATGCGGATGGTAATGCAATCGCTGTCTACAACAACGAAAACGGAGATGCAGTAAACATTAATGAAACAATTACAACTGCTACTCAAAATGTAGTAGATGCGGATGGTAATGCAATCGCTGTCTACAACAACGAAAATGGAGACGCTGTAAACATTAATGAAACCATCACTACCGCTACTCAAAACGTAGTAGATGCTGATGGTAATGCAATCGCTGTCTACAACAACGAAAATGGAGATGCAGTAAACATCAATGAAACCATTACAACCGCTACGCAAAATGTAGTAGATGCTGATGGAAATGCAATCGCAGTCTACAACAACGAAAATGGAGATGCAGTAAACATTAATGAAACCATCACTACAGCTACGCAAAACGTAGTAGATGCTGATGGTAATGCAATCGCTGTCTACAACAACGAAAATGGAGATGCAGTAAACATCAATGAAACCATCACTACCGCTACTCAAAATGTATTAGATGCTGATGGGAATGCAATCGCTGTATACAACAACGAAAATGGAGATGCAGTAAACATTAATGAGACAATCACAACCGCTACGCAAAATGTATTAGATGCGGATGGGAATGCAATCGCTGTCTACAACAACGAAAATGGAGACGCTGTAAACATTAATGAAACCATCACAACCGCTACGCAAAACGTAGTAGATGCTGATGGAAATGCAATCGCTGTCTACAACAACGAAAACGGAGATGCAGTAAACATTAATGAGACAATCACAACAGCTACGCAAAATGTAGTAGATGCGGATGGTAATGCAATCGCTGTCTACAACAACGAAAATGGAGACGCTGTAAACATTAATGAAACCATCACTACAGCTACTCAAAATGTAGTAGATGCTGATGGGAATGCAATCGCAGTATACAACAACGAAAATGGAGATGCAGTAAACATTAATGAAACCATCACTACAGCTACGCAAAATGTATTAGATGCTGATGGAAATGCAATCGCAGTATACAACAACGAAAATGGAGATGCAGTAAATATTAATGAAACCATCACTACAGCTACGCAAAATGTATTAGATGCGGATGGAAATGCAATCGCTGTCTACAACAATGAAAACGGAGATGCAGTAAATATTAATGAAACCATCACTACAGCTACTCAAAACGTAGTAGATGCTGATGGTAATGCAATCGCTGTCTACAACAACGAAAATGGAGATGCAGTAAACATTAATGAAACTATCACTACCGCTACGCAAAATGTATTAGATGCTGATGGGAATGCAATCGCAGTATACAATAATGAAAACGGAGATGCAGTAAACATTAATGAAACCATTACAACCGCTACTCAAAATGTATCAGATGCAGATGGTAATGCAATCGCAGTATACAACAACGAAAATGGAGATGCAGTAAACATCAATGAAACCATTACAACCGCTACTCAAAATGTATTAGATGCAGATGGTAATGCAATCGCTGTCTACAACAATGAAAACGGAGATGCAGTAAATATTAATGAAACCATCACTACAGCTACTCAAAACGTAGTAGATGCTGATGGTAATGCAATCGCTGTCTACAACAACGAAAATGGAGATGCTGTAAACATTAATGAAACCATTACAACCGCTACTCAAAATGTATTAGATGCAGATGGTAATGCAATCGCTGTCTACAACAATGAAAACGGAGATGCAGTAAACATTAATGAAACCATTACAACCGCTACTCAAAACGTAGTAGATGCTGATGGTAATGCAATTGCTGTTTACAACAATGAAAACGGAGATGCAGTAAACATTAATGAAACCATTACAACCGCTACTCAAAATGTATCAGATGCAGATGGTAATGCAATCGCAGTATACAATAATGAAAACGGAGATGCAGTAAACATCAATGAAACCATCACTACCGCTACTCAAAATGTATTAGATGCTGATGGGAATGTAATCGCAGTATACAACAACGAAAATGGAGATGCAGTAAACATTAATGAGACAATCACTACAGCTACGCAAAATGTAGTAGATGCGGATGGTAATGCAATCGCAGTATACAACAACGAAAATGGAGATGCAGTAAACATTAATGAAACCATCACTACAGCTACTCAAAATGTATTAGATGCGGATGGTAATGCAATCGCTGTCTACAACAATGAAAACGGAGATGCAGTAAACATTAATGAGACCATTACAACCGCTACGCAAAATGTATTAGATGCGGATGGTAATGCAATCGCTGTCTACAACAACGAAAACGGAGATGCAGTAAACATTAATGAAACCATCACTACAGCTACTCAAAATGTATTAGATGCGGATGGTAATGCAATCGCTGTCTACAACAATGAAAACGGAGATGCAGTAAACATTAATGAGACCATTACAACCGCTACGCAAAATGTATTAGATGCGGATGGTAATGCAATCGCTGTCTACAACAACGAAAACGGAGATGCAGTAAACATTAATGAAACAATTACAACTGCTACTCAAAATGTAGTAGATGCGGATGGTAATGCAATCGCTGTCTACAACAACGAAAATGGAGACGCTGTAAACATTAATGAAACCATCACTACAGCTACGCAAAACGTAGTAGATGCTGATGGTAATGCAATCGCTGTCTACAACAATGAAAACGGAGATGCAGTAAATATTAATGAAACCATCACTACAGCTACGCAAAACGTAGTAGATGCTGATGGTAATGCAATCGCAGTATACAACAACGAAAATGGAGATGCAGTAAACATCAATGAAACCATTACAACCGCTACTCAAAATGTATTAGATGCGGATGGTAATGCAATCGCTGTCTACAACAACGAAAATGGAGATGCAGTAAACATTAATGAAACTATCACTACAGCTACTCAAAATATATTAGATGCTGATGGTAATGCAATTGCTGTTTACAACAATGAAAATGGAGATGCAGTAAATATCAACGAGACCATTACTACTGCTACACAGAATGTATTAGATGCGGATGGAAATGCTATCGCTGTCTACAACAACGAAAATGGAGACGCTGTAAACATTAATGAATCAGTAACCACATTTACACAAAATGATACTCCTACAGCAACAGCCCCGACTGCAACTGGAGAAATTACTTATACTGATGAAGCCGGTAATCCTTTTACCGCTCAGATTGTAAGTGCAGATGCAAATAATGCTCTTTCAGTAGGAACAGACGGCGGTGCATATTTAGCTGTTGCGCCAACTATATACGCTACTGGTAAAGTTGCCCCAGCTGGTGGAGGCGCAATCTTTAACGCTACAGCAGTAAAGGTTACTACAAACAACACTAGTGGAGGAAATACAAATGGAGATTATAGAATAACATTCACAACACCACTACCAAGTGCTAATTATGTGATTCAACTTACGGTCCTAGATCGCAACGGTGCTGGTAATGACGATCCTGATTCAAGCTATTACAATCAAACAGCTGATGGATTTACTGTTAACATTGGAGACAATGATAATGGCGGAACTGATAGAGCAGATTTTGACTCAGAATTTATGTTTACTGTAATTACCATCCCTGGATTTTAA
- a CDS encoding collagen-like protein, whose product MKKFLFIILLCSYAFAKAQTTDPALLVNIQKASQAEIDAFNIANLEIGMLVYNTDVNRIFEYTTSGFLVILTDADVSETVTTFVDNGNGTATYTNENNTAVTVGIVGPQGPAGADGATGATGPQGPAGADGATGATGPQGPAGADGATGATGPQGPAGADGATGATGPQGPAGADGATGATGAIGPQGPAGADGATGATGPQGPIGPKGTDGATGATGPQGPAGADGATGATGPQGDTGPQGPTGATGADGATGPAGPTGAQGPVGPQGPAGPTGAQGVEGPQGPVGPSGTYTGFFIIDNSTLNTTGTYSQSISGIPFEPSQVTFKAHPNIGSFNINDDNALGANNTGLLENTFGAMNGFARAGSPIAQAVIFSGGSGSSINNISRYANNTQCIGLRYTNNNGSNLGVISASLASFTATGFNLNVTYTLGTTGSAEVQNDILDESVIVLFTAYE is encoded by the coding sequence ATGAAAAAGTTTTTATTTATTATTCTATTATGTAGCTACGCTTTCGCGAAAGCGCAAACCACAGACCCTGCCCTATTAGTAAACATCCAAAAGGCATCTCAAGCAGAAATTGATGCTTTTAACATAGCTAATCTAGAAATAGGTATGCTAGTATACAATACAGATGTAAATAGAATATTTGAATATACAACATCAGGATTTTTAGTAATACTAACAGATGCCGATGTATCAGAAACAGTAACCACTTTTGTAGATAATGGAAATGGTACGGCTACGTATACAAACGAAAACAACACTGCTGTCACCGTAGGCATTGTAGGTCCACAAGGACCAGCAGGGGCAGACGGAGCAACAGGTGCAACTGGACCGCAAGGACCAGCAGGTGCAGACGGAGCAACAGGCGCAACTGGACCACAAGGACCAGCAGGGGCAGATGGAGCAACAGGCGCAACTGGACCGCAAGGACCGGCAGGTGCAGATGGAGCAACAGGCGCAACTGGACCGCAAGGACCAGCAGGTGCAGACGGAGCAACTGGAGCAACTGGAGCGATTGGACCGCAAGGACCAGCAGGCGCAGACGGAGCAACAGGCGCAACTGGGCCACAGGGACCAATAGGTCCAAAAGGAACTGACGGTGCGACTGGCGCTACAGGACCGCAAGGACCGGCTGGTGCAGACGGAGCGACAGGTGCCACTGGCCCACAAGGAGATACTGGACCGCAGGGACCTACTGGTGCAACCGGAGCAGATGGCGCAACTGGACCAGCTGGACCTACTGGAGCACAAGGCCCTGTAGGACCTCAAGGACCAGCTGGACCCACAGGCGCTCAAGGAGTAGAAGGACCACAGGGACCCGTAGGACCATCAGGAACATACACCGGATTTTTTATTATAGACAACAGCACATTAAACACCACTGGAACATATAGCCAGAGTATATCAGGTATCCCTTTTGAGCCATCACAAGTTACTTTTAAGGCGCATCCGAATATAGGATCGTTTAACATTAATGATGATAATGCGCTAGGAGCAAATAATACTGGATTGCTTGAAAACACCTTTGGCGCAATGAATGGGTTTGCTCGAGCAGGCAGTCCTATTGCACAGGCGGTTATATTTTCTGGCGGAAGTGGTAGCTCTATTAATAACATATCTAGATATGCAAATAACACGCAATGCATAGGCTTAAGATATACTAACAATAACGGAAGTAATCTAGGTGTTATCTCTGCATCTCTGGCAAGCTTTACTGCTACAGGTTTTAATCTTAATGTAACATACACACTAGGTACGACAGGTTCGGCAGAAGTACAAAATGACATACTAGATGAATCTGTAATTGTTCTATTTACAGCATACGAGTAA